The genomic region AACTCGGGCGGTGGAGCCAGGGACCGGTGCTGGCGCAACAGCTCCGGTTGCTCGACGGGCTTGATCTGTCCTATGTGGACGGTGTGGCGAGCGCGGACACCGTGCACCTGGCCACCGAGGCGGCCAAGCTGGCCTTCGCCGACCGGGAGGCTTGGTACGGCGACAGCCCGGAGGTGCCGCTGGATCGCTTGCTCGCTGTGGCGTACGCGCGGCAGCGGCGGGCACTCATCACCGAGACAGCTTCGCTGGAGCTGCGGCCGGGGCTGGACGGCAGGCTGCCCGCCTTCGTCGCGGAAGGACGCGGGGTCGGGAACACCGCAGGGGAGATGGACACCGCGATGGGGGTGGGGGAGCCCACGGTCTCCCGCACCGGGGTGACCAGGGGCGACACCGTGCACGTGGACGTGGTGGACCGGTGGGGCAACCTGGTCTCGGCCACGCCCTCCGGCGGCTGGCTCCAGTCCTCGCCGCACATCCCGGCGCTGGGCTTCAACCTGGGCACCAGGGCGCAGATGTTCTGGCTGGAGGAGGGGCACCCCAACGTGCTGGCCCCCGGCAAGCGGCCGCGCATCACGCTCTCGCCCTCGCTGGCCAGCCGTGGTGGCGAGGCGGTGCTGGCCTTCGGCACGCCCGGCGGGGACCAGCAGGACCAGTGGCAGCTGTGCTTCTGGCTGGCGCACACCCGCGCCGGGCTGAACCTGCAGGCGGCCATCGACGCCCCGGCCTGGCACTCCACCGCGTTCCCGTCCTCGTTCTACCCGCGCAGCTGGCAGCCGGGCGAGCTGGTCGCGGAGTCCCGGCTGGGCGCGGAGACCTTCGCCGAGCTGGCCCGGCGCGGGCACTCGGTGCTCGACGCCGGGCCGTGGGCGCTGGGCCGGTTGTCCGCGGTGTCACGGGATCCAGACACCGGCCTGCTGCGCGGGGCCGCCAACGCCCGCGGTGCCCAGGGTTACGCGGTCGGTCGCTAGCGCGGCCCCGACCAGGACCAGGCGCAGCGTGCGCTCGGTGGCGTCGGTGAGCAGTTCGGCGGCGTGGTCGATGGCCTCGGCCAGCGGCACCGGGGCGGCCAGGATGCCCGCGTAGGCGTCGATGCCCACGTCGTAGTTGCGCCGGGCGCCCTTGCCGATGGTGCCGGCCAGCGCGATCACCGGCTTGCCGAACCGCTTGGCCCGCCTGGCCACCTCGGACGGGATCTTGCCGCGCGGGGTCTGGAAGTCGATCGCGCCCTCGGCGGTGATCACCAGGTCGGCCGCGGCCAGTCGCCGGTCCAGGTCCAGGTGGTCCAGCAGCACCTCGAAGCGCGGCCGCAGTTCCGCGCCGAGCACCGCGGCCAGTCCGGCGCCGAGCCCGCCGGAGGCGCCGCTGCCGGGCGCGGTGGCCAGGTCGAGGCCGAACTTCTCGTGCAGCACCACCGCCCAGCGGTCCATCGCGGCGGCCAGGCGCTCGACGTCCAGCGGCCGCGCGCCCTTCTGCGGGCCGAACACGCGGGCCACGCCCTGCTCGCCGCAGAGCACGTTGTGCTGGTTGCAGGCCAGGGTGATGGCGGCATCGGCCAGTCGCGGGTCGAGGCCGGTGACGTCGATGTCCTTGAGCGCGAGCAGGGCGTCGCCGCCGCGGCCGAGCTCCGCGCCGTCGCCGTCGAGCAGCCGCGCGCCCAGGGCTTGCAGCGCGCCGGCGCCACCGTCGCAGGTGCCGGAGTCGCCGCAGCCGATCAGGATGCGCGTGCACCCGGCGTCCAGCGCGGCCTTGATCAGCTCGCCCACGCCGTAGGTGGTGGTGGCACCGGGCTGGCGCAGGTCCGGCGGCACCAGGCGGAGGCCGGCCGCGGCGGCCATCTCCACCACCGCGGTCTCGCCGATCACCGCCAGGTGTGCGCGCACCGGCTTGCCGACCGGGCCGGTCACGGTCAGCGGGACCAGCTCACCGCCACCGGCGGCGGCCAGCGTGCGGGCCGAGCCCTCGCCGCCGTCGACCAGCGGCACCGGGTCGACGACCGCGCCCGGCACCACGCGGCGGATCCCGGCGGTGATGGCCTCGGCGACGGCTTCGGCGTCCAGACTCTCCTTGAACCCACTCGGAGCGACGACAAAACGCATGACTACCTCCAGTTCAGGCCGAGCAACGGCCACACCGAGAGCGCGAAGAACAGGACCAGAACCGCGGTCAGCGGGCCGAGCACCACGGAGAGCCGCAGCAGGTCCGCGCGGTCGTAGGTGGGGGCGCCGTCCAGGTGCGCGAACATCGCCACCGGCTTGGCCGAGGAGGACAGGGTGTGGCAGAAGCCGGCCGCCGCGGTGGAGGCGAAGGCCACCGCGACCGGGTTGAGGCCGAGTGCGATCGCGGCCGGGATGACCAGCGGCACCAGCACCGAGGACCGGGCCGAGCGGGACTGGATCACCAGGTGCGCGGCAGTGCTGACCAGCACGACCACTACCAGGAATATGACTGGGTTGTGCACCGGTCCGAGCAGCGCGGTGGCCAGCCAGGCGGCCGCGCCGGAGGAGATCAGCGCCGCGCCCAGTGCGGCGGTGGCGGCCATGAACACCAGCAGCGACCAGGGCACCCCGGAGAGGGCCTTGTTCAGCTGGACCGTGCCGAAGCGCGGCGAGCTGATCAGCAGCGCGCCGATCAGCGCGACCACCGCGGGCGAGATGCCGTGCAGCGGTTCGGTGGCCCAGGCCAGCGAGACCCCGGCCAGCAGGACCGCGGCCTTGCGCTCCGGCCCGGTCAGGCCCTTGGGCGGCCGGATCTCGGCCAGGTCGAGGCGGAGGCCGCCCCGCCGGTCGGCGCGCCGGGTGAACAGGAACAGCACCACCTCGGCGGCCAGGTGCGAGCTGACCACGGCCAGCGGCAGCCCGAGCAGCAGCCACTGCCCGAAGCCGATGCCGCTGCCGGTGGCCGCGGTCAGCAGCTGGGTGGTGACCAGGTGCGCGCCCGCGCCCATCAGGGTGGCCACCGCGGACAGCAGGATCACGGTGGGGAACAGGATGGCCAGCGCCCGCACCAGCCTCGGCCGCTCGCGCAGCGTGCCGGCCAGCGCGAGGAACACCGGCACCGCCAGCGCGGCCCGGCCGGAGGTGGCCGGGATGGCGAAGGCGCTCAGCAGCAGCGCCGCGGTGACCAGGTGCGCCAGTCCGCGCACCGACCGGGCCCTGCCGATCAGCGCCACCGCCACCCTGGTCGGCAGCCCGCTCGCGCCGATCCCGGCGGCCAGCACGAACGCGGCGATGAGCAGCCAGATCGTCTCGCCGCCCAGGGTGGCGAACAACTGCTCGCCGCTGAGCACGCCGAGCAGCACCAGCACCAGCGCGGCGGCCAGCGCGACGTAGGTGTCATCGATCCTGGTCAGCGTCCAGGCGGCGACCGCGGCGGTGAACACCAGCAGGGTGCTCTGGCCCGGCAGCGACAGCCCGGTCCCGCCGAAGTGCAGCGCCGCGGCCAGCCCGGCCAGCGCGAGCGCCACCAGCAGCACCGGCCACCAGCGGCGACGCCGCCGCCGGGGCAGCGGCTCGGTGGGCGCTTCCGCCAGCGGCGGGGCGAGTTCGAGGGTCGCGGACATGTGCACCAGCCTGTGCCGCGGAACTGAGCCGTTCGTGAGTCGTTCATGAAACGACTTTCATCTGGCTGCCGTACCGTCTGTGCGTGCCTCGCCTGTGGGACCTGCTGATCGCCGCGCTGGTGCTGGTGGTCATCGCGGTGTACTCGCTGCTCGACGAGTCCGGCAACCGGGGCCTTGACCTGGGCGGCATCGCGCTGCTGCTGGCCGGGACGCTCGCGCTGGTGTTCCGCCGCCGCTTCCCGCTGACCGTGCTCGCGGCGACCCTGGCCACCATCTTCCCGTACTACTGGTTCGGCTACCCGGACGGCCCGGCGATCCTGCTGCCCACGGTGGCGCTGTTCACCGTGGCCGCCGAGGCCGGGCTGCCGCGCGCGCTGCTCGGCGGGGTGGCCGCGCTGGCGGTGTTCGCGGTGGGCGAGGTGGACCGGCCCCTGGCCACCTGGGGCTGGGTCGGGCTGGCCGCGGGATCCTGGCTGGTCGCGGTGATCTCGCTGGGCCTGCTGCTGCGGGCCAACCGGGAGCGCCGCGCCGAACGCGGCCTGCGCGTGGCCGAGGAGCAGCGGCTGGCCATCGCCCGCGAGGTGCACGACGTGGTCGCGCACAGCCTGGCGGTGATCAACGTGCAGGCCGGCGTGGGCGCGCACGTGGCGCAGCGGCGGCCGGAGGAGGCGCACAAGGCGTTGCTGGCGATCAAGGAGGCCAGCCGGTCCGCGCTGACCGACCTGCGGGCCACCCTGGCGGTGGTGCGCGGCGAACCGGACCGGGCCCCGCCGCCCAGCCTGTCCCGGCTGCCCGAACTGCTCGACTCGGCGACAGCCGCCGGGCTGTCGGTGCAGGTCAGCGGGGAGATCGGCGAGCTGCCCTCCGCCGTGGACGCGGCCGCCTTCCGGATCACCCAGGAAGCCCTGACCAACATCGTCCGGCACGCGGAGGCCAGCTCGGTGACCATCCACTTCGAGCACTCGGACCGCGCCTTCGAGCTGTCCGTGCGGGACGACGGCCCGCATCCGGTGCAGGCGCCGCCCGGCAACGGGCTGCGCGGGATGCGGGAGCGGGCCGCCGCGCTGGGCGGGCAGCTCACCGCCGGACCGGCCGAGGGCGGCTGGCTGGTGCGGGCGGTGCTGCCCAGGTGATCAGGGTGGTGCTGGCCGATGACCAGCGGCTGGTCCGGGCCGGGTTCCGGGTGCTGCTGGAGACCGAGGAGGACTTCACCGTCTGCGGGGAAGCGGCGGACGGGGCGGCCGCGGTCGAGCTGGCCCGGCGCGAACTGCCGGACGTGGTGGTGATGGACATCCGGATGCCCGGCCTGGACGGGCTGGCGGCGACCAGGGAGATCACCGCCGACCCGGCGCTGAGCGCGGTCCGGGTGCTGGTGCTGACCACCTTCGACGCCGACGAGTACGTCTTCGAGGCCCTGCGCGCCGGGGCCAGCGGCTTCCTGCTCAAGGACACCGAGCCCGCCGACTTGCTGCAGGCGCTGCGGGTGGTGGCGGCCGGGGACGCGCTGCTCGCGCCGAGCGTCACCCGCCGCCTGATCGCCGAGTTCGCGCACCGCCCGGCCCAGCGCCGCCCGGACCCGAAGGTGCTGGCGACGCTGACCGGCCGGGAACGTGAGGTGCTGACCCTGGTCGCGGGCGGGCTGTCCAACGAGGAGCTGGCCACCGCGCTGGTGATCAGCCCGGCCACCGCGCGCACCCACGTCAGCCGGATCATGACCAAGCTGCGGGCCAGGGACCGCGCGCAGCTGGTGATGGTCGCCTACGAGTCAGGCCTGGTGACCCCGGGGCGCTGACCAGCGGCCCCAGGCCACCCCCGCCACCACCAGCAGCGTCGCCCCCGGGAACAGCGCGGCGGCTGGCCCACCGGCGGAGACCCCCAGGATCACCGCGCCGATGAGCAGCGCGACCAGGCCCAACGCGGCCCACCTGGTCAGCACCGGGACCAGGATGCCGATCGCCCCGGCCAGCTCGCACAGCCCGACGAAGACCACCATGCCCTCGCCGAGCCCCATCGCCGCGAAGCCCGCGACCACCATCGGCTCGCCGGTGAGCTTGGGGTAGGCGCCGAAGAGGAACAACGCGGCGATCAGGCCCTGCGCGATCCACAGGCCGATGTTCAGGTTTCGGTTCATGCCACCTGGTCGGAGCCGGTCACGTCTTCTCGACGTGCCCGAGCCCGCCATCGGCGGCAAGTACCGTGCCGGTGCTGAAGGTCGCCTCGAAGGCCAGGAACAGCACCGCCGCCGCGATCTCCTCGGGCCGGGCGTGCCTGCCCATCGGGGTCAGCGCGTTGCCCGCCTCCAGGTTGGCCGCCTGGTCGGCTTCGGTCATGGTGGCGAAACCCATGGTCGGGGTGAGGGTGAACCCGGGGCTGACCGTGTTCACCCTGATCCCGCGCGGCAGCAGCTCGGCGGCCAGCGCCTGGGCCAGCGCCCGCACCGCGGCCTTGGCCATGGTGGCCACCGTGACGTCCGGCCAGCCCATGCCGTCCAGCACCGCGCTGGTGAACACCATCGAACCGCCGTCGGCGACCAGTGGCGTGAGCCGCTGCGCGGTGAAGAACGCGCCCTTGGCGTTGACGTCCAGCATCCGGTCGTAGACCTGCTCGGTGACCGAGCCGATCGGGCCGGTCTCGGCATAACCGTGGTTGACGAACACCAGGTCGACCGTGCCGAAGGTGTCCGCGACCAGGTCGCCGAGGGCGGCGATGTCGGCCAGGCTGGCCGCGTCCGAGCGGACCACGTGCGCCGGACGACCGGCCAGCTCGGTCCGGGCCGCCTCGATGGTGCGCTCGTTGCGGCCGGTCAGCACCACCTCCGCGCCGCCGTCGAGCAGCGCCTCGACCACGGCCCGGCCGATGCCGTGGGTGCCGCCGGTGACCACGGCCTTCTTGCCCTCGTACTTCACTTGAGCAGCTCCACGATCGAGTTCACGCTGACCCTGGCGTCGGTGGTGGCCAGCTTGCGGGCGATCAGCGCCTGGTACGGGGCCAGCAGCTCGGCGGAGATGCCCTGCTGCCAGCTGGCGGTGAGGATGTTGTCCAGCCCGTCCTTGTTGACCTGGAGGCTGGACTCCTCGCTGAGGTAGTCACCCCGGTCGATCTCCTCGGCCATCATGGGCAGCGCGGCGGTCATCGCGGTCACCCACGGGATGAGCAGCTCGGTGATCTCCACGGCGGGCACGCCTTCAGTGCCGGTCAGCGTCATCGCGTGGTAGGCCCCGGCGAACATCCCGTACATGCCGCTGAGCAGCGCCAGGTCGTACAGCGAGGCCAGGCCGGGGTCGGCGGCGAGGAACTTGGCCGGGCCGAGCACGGCCAGCAGCTCCTGGTGCGCCTGGAAGGTCTCCGGCACGCCGCTGTAGAAGATCAGCGCGCTGGGCTGGGCGATCATCTCCGGGATCGCCATGATCCCGCCGTCGAGGTAGCTCGCGCCGCGCTTGGTGAACGCCACGGCGGCCTCGCGGGCCTGGTTCGGGGTGCCGTTGGTGAGGTTGACGAGCACCTTGCCGTCCAGGTCCGCGCCGTCCAGGGTGGCCAGCACGGTGTCGTAGACGGACAGGCAGATCACGGTGACCTCGGCGGCGGCGACCGCCTCGGCCGCGGTGGCGGCCACGGTCGCGCCCTTGGCGGCCAGCGGCTGCGCCTTGGCCGGGGTGCGGTTCCACACCGTGGTGGGGTGGCCCGCGCCGAGGAAGGCCGCGGCCAGCGCGCTGCCCATGTTGCCGAGGCCGAGCACCGCGACGCTGGTGGGGTTGGTCATTGTGGTCCCTTTCGGTTGCGTTGGCACCACCGTGCCCAGGCCTCCTCTCGGTCTTCTCTCGGTCGCCTCGCGGGTTACCGTGAGCCGTGCGTTTTGGGGTGCTGGGTCCGCTGGTGGTGTGGACGGCGGAGGGCACGCCGGTGCGGGTGCCGGAGGCCAAGGTGCGCGCGCTGCTGGCGGTGCTGCTGGTGCACGCCGGCCACCCGGTGTCGGCGGACCGGCTGGTCGAGGACCTGTGGGGCGAGCGGCCACCGGCCAACCCGGCGGCGGCCTTGCAGCACAAGGTCTGGCAGCTGCGCAAGGCGATCGGCGCGGAGCGGGTGGAGTCCCGGCCGCCCGGCTACCTGCTGCGGGTGCGGCCGGAGGAGGTGGACGCGAGCCGGTTCCTCGGCTGCCTGGAACGCGGGGACCTGGCCGGGGCGCTGGCGCTGTGGCGGGGCCCGGTGCTGGCCGACTTCCCGGACGCCGAGTTCGCCCGCGGCTACGCCGACCGCCTCACCGAGTCCCGGCTGCACGCGATCGAGCAGCTGGCCGCACAGCGCCTGGCCGCCGGTGAGCCGGTGCTGGCCGAGCTGACCCCGCTGGTCCGCGAGTACCCGCTGCGCGAACGGCTGCGCGCCCTGCACCTGCGCGCGCTCTACCGGGACGGTCGCCAGGCCGAGGCGCTGGCCGGTTATGCCGAGTTCCGCGAGCAGCTGGCCGAGGAGCTGGGCGCTGACCCCAGCCCGGAGCTGGCCGAGGTGCACCAGGCGATCCTGCGCCAGGACCCGGAGCTGACCCGCCGCGCCACCCTGCCCGCCCCGCTCACCGAGCTGATCGGCCGGGACGCTGAACGCGCCGAGCTGGGCGCGCTGCTGCGGGAGGCGCGGCTGGTCACCCTCACCGGGCCGGGCGGGGTCGGCAAGACCAGCCTCGCGCTGGCCACCGCCGGTCGAGAGTCCTTTGTGGACGGTTCATGGCTGGTCGAGCTGGCCGGGCACGGGCCCGAGGTGGAGCAGGCGGTCAGCGCGGCGCTCGGCGTGCGGGAGGACGTGCCCAGCGCGGACCGGCTGCTGGACGCGGTGCGCGGCAAGCGGATGCTGCTGGTGCTGGACAACTGCGAGCACGTGCTGGAACCGGTCGCCGCGCTCGCCCGGCGCCTGCTGCGCGCCGCCCCTGAGCTGCGCATCCTGGCCACCAGCCGG from Crossiella sp. CA-258035 harbors:
- a CDS encoding gamma-glutamyltransferase family protein; the encoded protein is MFTTRPELLGTHGMVASTHWLASAAGMAVLEDGGNAFDAAVAAGFTLQVVEPHLNGPGGEVPAIFAAAGQAPEVLCGQGVAPAGATLAHYRDLGLELVPGTGLLAATIPGAWDGWLLLLRDHGTRTLRQVLDYAIGYARNGFPVVERITATIEVVEQLFREHWPTSATQWLPAAQPGTRLRNPALADTLERLLAEAEAAGSDREAQIEAARRAWYQGFVAEEIDRFARQEFRDDSGRSHAGVLTAADMAGWSASYDTPVSVDLADGWTLHKLGRWSQGPVLAQQLRLLDGLDLSYVDGVASADTVHLATEAAKLAFADREAWYGDSPEVPLDRLLAVAYARQRRALITETASLELRPGLDGRLPAFVAEGRGVGNTAGEMDTAMGVGEPTVSRTGVTRGDTVHVDVVDRWGNLVSATPSGGWLQSSPHIPALGFNLGTRAQMFWLEEGHPNVLAPGKRPRITLSPSLASRGGEAVLAFGTPGGDQQDQWQLCFWLAHTRAGLNLQAAIDAPAWHSTAFPSSFYPRSWQPGELVAESRLGAETFAELARRGHSVLDAGPWALGRLSAVSRDPDTGLLRGAANARGAQGYAVGR
- a CDS encoding glycerate kinase: MRFVVAPSGFKESLDAEAVAEAITAGIRRVVPGAVVDPVPLVDGGEGSARTLAAAGGGELVPLTVTGPVGKPVRAHLAVIGETAVVEMAAAAGLRLVPPDLRQPGATTTYGVGELIKAALDAGCTRILIGCGDSGTCDGGAGALQALGARLLDGDGAELGRGGDALLALKDIDVTGLDPRLADAAITLACNQHNVLCGEQGVARVFGPQKGARPLDVERLAAAMDRWAVVLHEKFGLDLATAPGSGASGGLGAGLAAVLGAELRPRFEVLLDHLDLDRRLAAADLVITAEGAIDFQTPRGKIPSEVARRAKRFGKPVIALAGTIGKGARRNYDVGIDAYAGILAAPVPLAEAIDHAAELLTDATERTLRLVLVGAALATDRVTLGTAGVGGPAQQAGVWIP
- a CDS encoding SLC13 family permease → MSATLELAPPLAEAPTEPLPRRRRRRWWPVLLVALALAGLAAALHFGGTGLSLPGQSTLLVFTAAVAAWTLTRIDDTYVALAAALVLVLLGVLSGEQLFATLGGETIWLLIAAFVLAAGIGASGLPTRVAVALIGRARSVRGLAHLVTAALLLSAFAIPATSGRAALAVPVFLALAGTLRERPRLVRALAILFPTVILLSAVATLMGAGAHLVTTQLLTAATGSGIGFGQWLLLGLPLAVVSSHLAAEVVLFLFTRRADRRGGLRLDLAEIRPPKGLTGPERKAAVLLAGVSLAWATEPLHGISPAVVALIGALLISSPRFGTVQLNKALSGVPWSLLVFMAATAALGAALISSGAAAWLATALLGPVHNPVIFLVVVVLVSTAAHLVIQSRSARSSVLVPLVIPAAIALGLNPVAVAFASTAAAGFCHTLSSSAKPVAMFAHLDGAPTYDRADLLRLSVVLGPLTAVLVLFFALSVWPLLGLNWR
- a CDS encoding histidine kinase; amino-acid sequence: MPRLWDLLIAALVLVVIAVYSLLDESGNRGLDLGGIALLLAGTLALVFRRRFPLTVLAATLATIFPYYWFGYPDGPAILLPTVALFTVAAEAGLPRALLGGVAALAVFAVGEVDRPLATWGWVGLAAGSWLVAVISLGLLLRANRERRAERGLRVAEEQRLAIAREVHDVVAHSLAVINVQAGVGAHVAQRRPEEAHKALLAIKEASRSALTDLRATLAVVRGEPDRAPPPSLSRLPELLDSATAAGLSVQVSGEIGELPSAVDAAAFRITQEALTNIVRHAEASSVTIHFEHSDRAFELSVRDDGPHPVQAPPGNGLRGMRERAAALGGQLTAGPAEGGWLVRAVLPR
- a CDS encoding response regulator transcription factor, producing MIRVVLADDQRLVRAGFRVLLETEEDFTVCGEAADGAAAVELARRELPDVVVMDIRMPGLDGLAATREITADPALSAVRVLVLTTFDADEYVFEALRAGASGFLLKDTEPADLLQALRVVAAGDALLAPSVTRRLIAEFAHRPAQRRPDPKVLATLTGREREVLTLVAGGLSNEELATALVISPATARTHVSRIMTKLRARDRAQLVMVAYESGLVTPGR
- a CDS encoding DoxX family protein, which translates into the protein MNRNLNIGLWIAQGLIAALFLFGAYPKLTGEPMVVAGFAAMGLGEGMVVFVGLCELAGAIGILVPVLTRWAALGLVALLIGAVILGVSAGGPAAALFPGATLLVVAGVAWGRWSAPRGHQA
- a CDS encoding SDR family oxidoreductase, which produces MKYEGKKAVVTGGTHGIGRAVVEALLDGGAEVVLTGRNERTIEAARTELAGRPAHVVRSDAASLADIAALGDLVADTFGTVDLVFVNHGYAETGPIGSVTEQVYDRMLDVNAKGAFFTAQRLTPLVADGGSMVFTSAVLDGMGWPDVTVATMAKAAVRALAQALAAELLPRGIRVNTVSPGFTLTPTMGFATMTEADQAANLEAGNALTPMGRHARPEEIAAAVLFLAFEATFSTGTVLAADGGLGHVEKT
- a CDS encoding NAD(P)-binding domain-containing protein, which translates into the protein MTNPTSVAVLGLGNMGSALAAAFLGAGHPTTVWNRTPAKAQPLAAKGATVAATAAEAVAAAEVTVICLSVYDTVLATLDGADLDGKVLVNLTNGTPNQAREAAVAFTKRGASYLDGGIMAIPEMIAQPSALIFYSGVPETFQAHQELLAVLGPAKFLAADPGLASLYDLALLSGMYGMFAGAYHAMTLTGTEGVPAVEITELLIPWVTAMTAALPMMAEEIDRGDYLSEESSLQVNKDGLDNILTASWQQGISAELLAPYQALIARKLATTDARVSVNSIVELLK